A region from the Toxotes jaculatrix isolate fToxJac2 chromosome 2, fToxJac2.pri, whole genome shotgun sequence genome encodes:
- the nckap5l gene encoding nck-associated protein 5-like isoform X1, with protein MRTMSDETEQRMCDEDFGSDEEGEEGDVESYLEDNSSELMDRLRELEAENSALMLANESQREAYERCLDEVANHVVQALLNQKDLREECIKLKMLVFDLERQNRALCELFQQKLPNHPTAHYQVHAGPLPDYNAQLHNDSAKQVEPAQTEAQAKGNGYRTQHASPGPRGPAASMEALSPFFKKKAHILEVLRKMEETDPLKFHPSTASLSFCDYSQVLMSTEAVLASADPLPLQCKSHHTHCHCSCSDTDAHQHVNGDGAVKCEGGNTCCLHCKRSPDSPPKPCNHVCSPSKANSATQSHVVPAAAVSECHSKSRTAESVPPSKQCTKNEAHQQPAGATVHSSVTEEADQSLEMMGAEQDQDHSEVCLNASASEELAGFCPTSHLPGSVKEISHCDMETSDGVHNGLAMSNDPSSTPEKDGTDQEASSVRASASVSPSPSCLSDVKAAAINSPSKLLKFLKIPSIGEKSQASTSAVRLSPQLTRNSRIPCRTNNYEVYHSPVPTRRATTTERCRQPPPPPSRSESYPATHSAPTSPPQPEDVCSPPPKEISYSSLSAPKASAGSKMAAPSSSASSSSPKVSQRVPHYENVCDMSTNSREEEPAQGLEKRTTLPSQTKANGGERKLVKSLPESVLNPPSQRKQSSSSTSESTSDDEEDSDSPVWVNHHSLPNSSALGKAQGRANYSRTREKQETDIREATVQSSEVTQPPPPPPVRRSDSSSIPKRPATGAVRSQADSSHHAFKDRLAALGKLRSSEDLQVGLRPADTVNDGTYGEERSKTVERPMELHKEEQRHSKYTDSLDGKPKGGGGGLKYPGSSHLYEQAIKSQSSGPAAVKQELCVMKTEGSKSKIGLPSPNTDTPQVLRNNIKCPGSLNLAYNVKTHSSNSPNKIPPKSPSKPCQGPSVHRGGKSAETPRYSSKSEERTKISGKGKKNPMYGDSLPPPPPRPPTSEGEKPLQPAPSPQSAIEQKVMKGIEENMLKLQEQDRGGQGSEVKQKASNGIASWFGLKKSKLPALSRKTDATKAKDEKKEWKINIPSVGRDSVKMATRCKEGVEGLNISTLMEKAEGLRRALEEERAYVERSGRGHSCEVVMDQAQGQLAVMYRGARSDNFMQQLLNRVDGKDVISVPQRRLSFDCKTSKPVFTQQSDVISHTASRDDMEKGSDRIGKITSDENLADSVHSQHFAGSGASTYTLDSGIGTFPLPDCSSGAAGRGLSKTRAGAEHHSSGSPGRAGRRARTLDRELTSQEDCYAPHKQLIPTIQYGSMLEGRSSAGVIREDKEAHGAHMFSPRSKTWTFPNLKTPSGPAEVYLAVEEEEEETVSFGSPFRGSMKASGPSSSRVVDPGSLPVPAQSGMSRRGKTRTPSVPEMSREAGLELLRERPEEALSPSRPQVLETPESLSDSLYDSLSSCGSQG; from the exons GTCCACGCGGGACCCCTCCCAGACTACAATGCACAGCTGCACAATGACTCTGCCAAACAGGTGGAGCCTGCACAGACTGAAGCACAAGCCAAG GGAAATGGCTACCGCACACAGCATGCCTCCCCGGGTCCTCGCGGCCCAGCCGCCTCCATGGAGGCCCTGTCTCCCTTCTTCAAGAAGAAAGCACACATCCTGGAGGTCCTGCGCAAGATGGAGGAGACGGACCCTCTGAAGTTCCACCCGTCCACGGCGAGCTTGTCTTTCTGTGACTACAGCCAGGTGCTCATGTCCACAGAAGCTGTTCTGGCCTCTGCAGACCCTCTTCCACTACAGTGCAagtcccaccacacacactgccactgCTCCTGCTCCGACACTGATGCACACCAGCACGTCAACGGTGACGGGGCGGTGAAGTGTGAGGGAGGGAACACCTGCTGTTTACACTGCAAGAGGAGCCCGGACAGTCCTCCGAAGCCATGCAACCACGTCTGTAGTCCTTCAAAAGCCAACTCCGCCACCCAAAGCCATGTAGTTCCTGCAGCTGCCGTGAGCGAATGTCACAGCAAGAGCAGAACAGCGGAGTCTGTTCCCCCGTCCAAACAATGCACCAAGAATGAAGCCCACCAGCAACCAGCAGGCGCCACCGTCCACTCGTCGGTCACAGAAGAAGCCGATCAGAGCCTGGAGATGATGGGAGCGGAGCAGGACCAGGATCATTCAGAGGTTTGTCTAAACGCCAGTGCCTCTGAAGAGCTCGCTGGTTTCTGTCCCACCTCCCACCTGCCCGGCTCTGTGAAGGAGATCTCCCACTGTGACATGGAAACGAGCGACGGTGTCCACAATGGCCTGGCCATGTCGAATGACCCCTCGTCCACCCCCGAGAAAGACGGCACAGATCAGGAGGCGTCCTCCGTGAGAGCCAGTGCCTCCGTCAGCCCCAGCCCCTCCTGCCTCAGCGACGTCAAGGCCGCCGCCATCAACTCCCCGTCCAAACTTCTCAAATTTCTAAAGATTCCCTCGATTGGGGAGAAGTCTCAGGCCTCGACCTCTGCCGTCCGTCTGAGCCCCCAGCTCACCCGCAACTCCCGGATCCCATGTCGCACCAACAACTACGAGGTGTACCACTCACCTGTTCCCACACGCAGAGCCACCACCACAGAGCGGTGCAGGCAGCCCCCCCCACCGCCCTCCAGGTCCGAGTCCTACCCTGCCACACACTCTGCACCAACCTCCCCTCCGCAGCCCGAGGACGTCTGCTCTCCGCCCCCTAAGGAAATAAGCTACAGCAGCCTCTCTGCACCTAAAGCCAGCGCTGGCTCAAAGATGGccgccccctcctcctccgcaTCCTCTTCTTCACCCAAAGTATCCCAGAGGGTCCCTCATtatgaaaatgtctgtgataTGTCTACCAACTCTAGAGAGGAGGAACCAGCCCAGGGCCTCGAGAAAAGAACCACTCTTCCATCTCAAACAAAGGCGAACGGTGGTGAGAGGAAGCTCGTTAAATCGCTGCCAGAAAGCGTCCTGAATCCCCCTTCTCAGCGAAAACAGTCGTCCTCCTCTACATCAGAGTCCACatcagatgatgaagaggattcaGACAGTCCAGTGTGGGTTAACCATCACAGCCTGCCCAACTCCTCCGCCCTCGGTAAAGCCCAGGGCAGAGCTAACTACTCACgaaccagagagaaacaggagacCGACATAAGGGAGGCCACTGTGCAGAGCTCGGAGGTCACCCAGCCGCCGCCCCCGCCTCCAGTCAGGAGGAGCgactcctcctccatccccaAGAGGCCTGCAACCGGGGCAGTGAGGTCCCAGGCTGACTCCAGTCACCACGCTTTCAAAGACAGGCTGGCTGCACTGGGCAAGCTGAGGAGCTCCGAGGATTTACAGGTCGGTCTCAGGCCGGCGGACACGGTGAATGACGGCACCTATGGGGAGGAAAGGAGTAAGACAGTGGAGAGGCCCATGGAGCTTcacaaagaggagcagagacatTCAAAATACACAGACTCCCTGGATGGTAAACCCAAAGGTGGCGGTGGTGGGTTGAAGTATCCGGGTTCATCTCATCTGTATGAACAGGCCATTAAATCTCAGTCTTCTGGTCCAGCAGCGGTTAAACAAGAACTGTGTGTGATGAAGACAGAAGGCTCCAAGAGCAAAATAGGTCTGCCGTCCCCCAACACAGACACTCCGCAGGTACTACGCAACAACATCAAGTGTCCTGGCTCCCTGAATCTGGCCTATAACGTTAAAACTCACAGTAGCAACAGCCCCAATAAAATCCCTCCAAAGTCGCCGTCCAAACCTTGTCAGGGCCCGTCCGTCCACAGAGGGGGGAAGTCCGCAGAGACCCCGCGTTACTCGTCCAAATCGGAGGAGAGGACCAAGATCAGCGGTAAAGGGAAAAAGAATCCGATGTACGGAGACAgcctcccacctcctcccccgAGACCTCCGACGTCCGAGGGGGAGAAGCCTTTGCAGCCGGCGCCCAGCCCACAGTCCGCCATCGAGCAGAAGGTGATGAAGGGCATCGAGGAGAACATGCTGAAGCTTCAGgagcaggacagaggagggcAGGGCAGCGAGGTCAAGCAGAAAGCCTCCAACGGCATCGCAAGCTGGTTCGGCCTGAAGAAGAGCAAGCTGCCCGCGCTGAGCCGCAAGACCGACGCGACCAAAGCGAAAGACGAGAAGAAGGAGTGGAAGATAAACATCCCCTCGGTGGGCAGGGACTCTGTGAAAATGGCCACCAGGTGTAAGGAAGGCGTGGAGGGTCTGAACATCTCGACTCTGATGGAGAAGGCCGAGGGGCTGAGGAGGgccctggaggaggagagggcgtACGTGGAGAGGTCAGGCAGGGGTCACTCCTGCGAGGTGGTGATGGACCAAGCTCAGGGACAGCTGGCTGTCATGTACAGGGGAGCGCGCTCTGACAacttcatgcaacagctgctAAACAG AGTGGACGGGAAGGACGTGATCAGCGTGCCCCAACGCCGCCTGTCGTTCGACTGTAAGACCTCCAAACCGGTGTTTACCCAGCAGAGCGACGTCATCAGTCACACCGCCAGTCGTGACGACATGGAGAAG GGATCAGATAGAATCGGCAAGATCACATCAGATGAAAACCTTGCAGATTCAGTTCACTCTCAGCACTTCGCAG GTTCTGGTGCTTCCACGTACACCCTGGACAGCGGCATCGGCACGTTCCCCCTGCCCGACTGCAGCAGCGGCGCAGCGGGACGGGGGCTGTCCAAAACGAGGGCCGGGGCCGAGCACCACTCCTCCGGCTCCCCGGGGAGGGCCGGGCGACGGGCACGCACCCTGGACAGAGAGCTGACGTCGCAGGAGGACTGCTACGCACCACACAAGCAGCTGATTCCCACCATTCAGTACGGCTCCATGCTGGAGGGAAGAAGCTCGGCCGGCGTCATCCGCGAAG ACAAAGAGGCCCACGGAGCACACATGTTTTCTCCTCGCTCCAAGACCTGGACCTTCCCCAACCTGAAGACCCCATCAGGGCCTGCAGAGGTGTACCtggcagtggaggaggaagaggaggagacggtgTCCTTCGGCTCTCCGTTCAGAGGG AGCATGAAGGCTAGTGGTCCCTCCTCCAGCCGGGTGGTTGACCCAGGCAGCCTGCCCGTCCCTGCCCAGTCAGGGATGAGCCGCAGGGGAAAGACCCGCACTCCCAGCGTCCCCGAGATGAGCCGGGAGGCCGGGCTGGAGCTGCTCAGGGAGCGGCCGGAGGAAGCCCTCTCCCCGAGCCGCCCTCAGGTCCTGGAGACCCCCGAGTCTCTCAGCGATTCTCTGTACGACAGTCTGTCATCTTGCGGCAGCCAAGGATGA
- the tegt gene encoding probable Bax inhibitor 1: MNVFDRNINIDALFKLSQISHSTQVHLKQVYSSLAICMFVAAAGSYVHVVTRLFQGGVLSVLGSLAMMFWLAMTPHNPETEKKRLAILTGFAFLTGVGLGPTLDFVIAVNPSIIVTAFMGTSVIFICFTLSALYAKRRSYLFLGGTLMSGLSILFLMSVMNMFFGSLMLFKAHMYLGLLIMCGFVLFDTQLIIEKAENGDKDYVWHCVDLFLDFITIFRKLMVILALNDKDKKKEKK, from the exons ATGAACGTGTTTGACCGCAACATCAACATTGATGCCCTCTTCAAGCTCTCCCAAAT ATCTCACTCCACCCAGGTGCACTTGAAGCAGGTGTACTCCAGCTTGGCCATTTGTATGTTTGTGGCTGCAGCTGGCTCCTACGTCCATGTCGTCACACGCCTCTTTCAG GGCGGTGTGCTGTCTGTGCTCGGCTCTCTGGCCATGATGTTCTGGCTGGCCATGACACCACACAACcctgagacagagaagaagagactgGCCATCCTCACAGGGTTCGCCTTCCTCACAG GTGTTGGACTTGGCCCCACACTGGACTTTGTCATCGCTGTCAATCCGAG CATCATTGTCACGGCTTTCATGGGAACCTCTGTGATTTTCATCTGCTTCACTCTGAGCGCCCTCTATGCCAAACGCAGGAGCTACCTGTTCCTTGGAG GCACACTGATGTCTGGCCTTTCCATCCTGTTCCTGATGTCTGTGATGAACATGTTCTTCGGATCTCTGATGCTGTTTAAG GCACACATGTACCTCGGGCTGCTCATCATGTGCGGCTTTGTGCTGTTTGACACTCAGCTCATCATTGAGAAAGCAGAGAACGGCGACAAGGACTATGTCTG gcactgtGTGGACCTGTTCCTGGATTTCATCACCATCTTCAGGAAACTGATGGTCATCCTTGCCTTGAACGATAAG gacaagaagaaggaaaagaagtaA